In the Telopea speciosissima isolate NSW1024214 ecotype Mountain lineage chromosome 2, Tspe_v1, whole genome shotgun sequence genome, one interval contains:
- the LOC122650467 gene encoding uncharacterized protein LOC122650467 → MGGSWRDMKSLTNQVVSGRWFMVFASFLIMSVAGATYMFGLYSNEIKTSLGYDQTTLNLLSFFKDVGANVGVLSGLINEVTPPWVVLVIGAVMNFFGYFMIWLSVKGTISPTHVWQMCLYIFLGANSQSFANTGALVTCVKNFPESRGVVLGLLKGFLGLSGAIMTQIYLAIYGDNNPKSLILLIGWLPAVISFAFVRTIKLMKVIRHSNELKVFCNFLYISLSLAAFLMIIIIVENQFRGMDNRVGYSLSATTVVVLLFLPLTVVFKEEIIMWKKKIQSLQPYSSSSPPQLEITVEKPIAPIVLLPPSSPSPSPPPKPVSCCANICRLPDRGEDYTILQALFSMDMLIIFIATTCGIGGTLTAIDNLGQIGLSLGYPARSTTTFVSLVSIWNYLGRVVAGFLSEYFLKKYKFPRTLMLTLVLFISCAGHLLIAFGVPNGLYFASVIIGFCFGAVWPLLLAIISELFGLKYYATLYNFGTSASPVGLYILNVRLAGHLYDKEARKQLAALGKTREVGKGLNCTGVVCYKLSFIIITAVTLFGCAVSFILVLRTRKFYQSDIYRKFREAAAAAETEMALSSNGKGGEISSSTVSKTEKEEEVNGDGRRIE, encoded by the coding sequence ATGGGAGGGTCATGGAGAGACATGAAGAGCCTAACAAACCAAGTGGTATCAGGAAGATGGTTCATGGTGTTCGCATCTTTCTTGATTATGTCTGTAGCTGGTGCAACTTACATGTTTGGTCTCTACTCCAACGAGATCAAAACATCTCTTGGTTACGATCAAACCACTCTCAATTTATTAAGTTTCTTCAAAGATGTGGGTGCCAACGTCGGCGTTCTCTCCGGCCTAATCAACGAAGTCACACCACCGTGGGTGGTGCTAGTCATCGGCGCCGTCATGAATTTCTTTGGCTACTTCATGATATGGCTTTCCGTGAAAGGTACCATTTCACCAACCCATGTATGGCAGATGTGTCTCTACATCTTTCTCGGTGCCAATTCCCAATCTTTCGCCAACACAGGAGCTCTTGTCACCTGTGTTAAAAACTTCCCTGAAAGCCGAGGTGTGGTTTTAGGGCTTTTAAAAGGTTTTTTGGGTCTTAGTGGTGCTATCATGACTCAGATCTACCTTGCCATCTATGGAGATAATAACCCTAAATCTCTTATCCTTCTCATTGGTTGGCTTCCTGCTGTTATTTCTTTCGCTTTCGTTCGAACCATTAAACTCATGAAGGTGATTCGACATTCCAATGAGCTCAAAGTGTTTTGTAATTTCCTCTACATCTCACTCTCCCTTGCTGCCTTCCTCATGATCATAATCATTGTAGAGAATCAATTTCGGGGGATGGATAACCGAGTTGGGTACAGTTTGAGTGCTACCACTGTTGTTGTCTTGCTCTTCCTCCCCCTCACCGTCGTTTTCAAGGAAGAGATTATcatgtggaagaagaagatacaatCTCTGCAACCTTACTCTTCTTCTTCGCCACCGCAGTTGGAAATTACGGTTGAGAAGCCAATCGCGCCAATAGTATTActaccaccatcatcaccatcaccatcaccaccaccaaagcCAGTGTCTTGTTGTGCCAACATATGCAGGTTACCTGATAGGGGTGAAGACTACACCATATTACAAGCCCTATTTAGTATGGACATGTTGATTATCTTCATAGCCACGACATGTGGGATTGGAGGAACATTGACGGCTATCGACAATCTCGGACAAATCGGTCTCTCACTCGGCTACCCAGCTCGGAGTACAACCACTTTTGTGTCACTAGTGAGTATATGGAACTATCTCGGACGAGTGGTGGCGGGTTTCTTGTCGGAATATTTCCTAAAGAAATACAAATTCCCACGTACACTTATGCTCACATTAGTCCTCTTCATCTCCTGCGCCGGCCATCTCTTAATCGCCTTTGGAGTTCCCAATGGTCTATACTTCGCATCTGTGATTATCGGATTCTGTTTTGGGGCAGTGTGGCCGCTTCTATTAGCCATAATATCGGAGCTATTTGGGCTAAAGTATTACGCCACTTTGTACAATTTTGGGACAAGTGCGAGCCCAGTTGGGTTATACATTTTGAACGTGAGGCTTGCAGGGCACTTATATGATAAAGAGGCGAGGAAACAGTTGGCGGCGTTGGGGAAGACTAGGGAGGTTGGGAAAGGATTGAACTGCACAGGTGTGGTTTGTTACAAGCTTTCCTTCATTATAATAACGGCGGTGACATTGTTTGGCTGTGCGGTATCCTTTATTCTTGTGCTGAGGACAAGGAAGTTCTACCAGAGTGACATTTACAGAAAGTTTAGAgaggcggcggcggcggcggagACGGAGATGGCTCTGTCTTCTAACGGGAAAGGTGGCGAGATTTCTTCTTCCACTGTCTCAAAGacagagaaagaggaggaagtgAATGGAGATGGAAGGAGGATAGAGTAG